A stretch of the Gossypium hirsutum isolate 1008001.06 chromosome D07, Gossypium_hirsutum_v2.1, whole genome shotgun sequence genome encodes the following:
- the LOC121219260 gene encoding 3-hydroxyisobutyryl-CoA hydrolase-like protein 2, mitochondrial, with translation MQRVKALIKARHSFQTLRFLSHQRCFSAQPNYAPYNDFQDQVLVEGRAKSRAAILNRPFALNSLTTSMASRLKKLYESWEENPDIGFVIMKGNGRAFCSGVDAVALYHLLNEGKVEDCKRFFETLYKFVYLQGTYLKPHVAILDGITMGCGGGISLPGMFHLVTDKTVFAHPEAQLGFHPDSGASFYLSRLPGYLGECLALTGEKLNGVEMIACGLATHYCLNARLSWVEECLGNMMNDDPTVIESSLAQYGDLVYPDRSSILHRIETIDKCFCHDTIEEIIDSLENGAAGAYDDWCRTVLRKMKEASPLSLKVTLRSIREGRFQSLDQCLAREYRMSLAAISKQVSNDFSEGVRARLVDKDFAPKWDPPRVEEVSKDMVEYYFTPLGELEPELLLPTALREPYI, from the exons ATGCAGAGAGTGAAAGCTTTGATAAAAGCAAGGCATTCCTTTCAAACACTTAGGTTCCTCTCCCATCAGAGATGCTTCTCTGCACAGCCTAATTATGCCCCATATAATGATTTCCAGGAccag GTTTTAGTGGAAGGGAGAGCAAAATCAAGAGCTGCCATTCTCAATAGACCTTTTGCTCTCAATTCACTTACCACTTCAATG GCATCTCGGTTGAAGAAATTGTATGAATCATGGGAAGAGAACCCTGACATTGGATTTGTCATAATGAAG GGTAATGGCAGGGCTTTCTGTTCTGGTGTTGATGCTGTTGCTCTCTATCACTTACTTAATGAAG GGAAAGTTGAAgattgtaaaaggtttttcgagACACTATATAAGTTTGTATACTTACAAGGAACGTATCTGAAGCCGCAT GTTGCAATCTTGGACGGCATAACAATGGGATGTGGAGGTGGAATATCTCTCCCTGGGATGTTTCATTTAGTGACCGATAAAACT GTTTTTGCTCATCCAGAGGCTCAATTGGGGTTCCATCCTGATTCAGGGGCTTCATTTTATCTTTCTCGCCTACCTGGTTACTTAG GGGAATGCTTAGCTCTAACGGGAGAAAAATTGAATGGTGTCGAAATGATTGCCTGTGGCCTGGCTACCCATTATTGCTTAAATGCT CGACTTTCTTGGGTCGAAGAATGCCTTGGTAACATGATGAATGATGATCCCACTGTCATAGAATCTTCTCTTGCACAATATGGTGACCTTGTTTATCCAGATAGGAGCAGCATTCTTCACAG GATTGAGACAATTGATAAATGTTTCTGCCATGACACTATTGAGGAAATTATTGATTCTCTG GAAAATGGGGCCGCTGGTGCTTATGATGATTGGTGCAGGACAGTGCTCAGAAAAATGAAAGAAGCCTCaccattgagcttgaaagttacTCTACGATCT ATACGAGAAGGTAGATTTCAATCTCTTGATCAGTGTCTGGCACGTGAATATCGTATGTCCCTTGCTGCAATCTCCAAACAGGTCTCTAATGATTTCTCCGAG GGTGTCCGGGCCCGGTTAGTGGACAAGGATTTTGCTCCCAAG TGGGATCCTCCAAGGGTGGAAGAGGTGAGCAAAGACATGGTAGAGTACTATTTCACCCCACTTGGGGAATTAGAGCCGGAATTGCTGCTGCCAACAGCATTGAGAGAACCTTATATATGA
- the LOC107953736 gene encoding phospholipase D Z: MVLRYSIIVSFLLFLVVNLTHPRFTESLPRCKAWLVQSIPTDMPYLPPVPGVLSTGDVFKWLAYNSTDKLDIIAQYWQLKAHPEDSRSGDYGYSKADMHRFGAHQGFSVYTALENAADRDVDIRLVQHSGVYPDYTKEPSSLAARRPNVKSVTLLLDKWWGSGIVHAKVWISDNRDVYIGSANNDWKSLTQVKEVGIYLVGCPKVARKVGVYFQNLWRLAHLDDSAYTTTILDQQWQIQRKVPCWSHFIESDMRCTPQLPRFEEIPYVAGYPTLSDPKILKLIIDAPGYGYTSSVPQSSYLSFSPPELSFGRFQPDEQGWLDTIKSVSDGGTVRISTMDWLGQSQYMDRTVYWSSLSTAISEVVFSKHAKVKILVAYWAHFINNTDLYLKSLLYSNVLCTSSKNNECSGKVDIKYYKVPGYNMTGPAIMNGKKTGNLYPAFTRVNHGKYAASDVRGHISTSNLIWDYFYTTAGVSFGTYNPAIVAQLQEIFDADWSSPYAVPVEGLSDGRACSS; this comes from the exons ATGGTGCTTAGGTACAGTATTATCGTATCCTTCTTGTTGTTTTTGGTGGTCAACTTGACTCACCCACGTTTCACTGAGTCACTGCCACGATGCAAAGCTTGGTTGGTCCAATCCATCCCAACTGACATGCCCTATCTCCCTCCAGTCCCTGGTGTTCTTTCCACTG GTGATGTTTTTAAGTGGTTGGCTTACAATTCAACCGATAAGCTTGATATAATAGCTCAATATTGGCAATTGAAAGCACATCCAGAGGATTCTCGTTCGGGGGATTATGGATACTCAAAGGCTGATATGCATCGTTTTGGTGCCCATCAAGGTTTTTCTGTTTATACTGCGCTGGAAAATGCTGCTGATCGTGATGTTGATATCAG GTTAGTACAGCACTCTGGAGTGTATCCTGACTATACCAAAGAACCATCCAGCCTAGCTGCAAGAAGACCAAATGTCAAGAGTGtgactttattacttgataaatGGTGGGGTTCAGGCATTGTTCATGCCAAAGTTTGGATATCAGATAATAGAGATGTATATATAGGATCTGCAAACAATGACTGGAAATCTCTTACTCAG GTGAAGGAAGTTGGAATTTATCTTGTTGGTTGTCCTAAAGTAGCAAGGAAAGTTGGGGTCTATTTTCAGAACCTATGGAGACTTGCACATCTTGATGATTCAGCTTACACAACAACAATCTTAGACCAACAATGGCAGATTCAAAGAAAAGTTCCCTGTTGGTCACATTTCATTGAATCTGACATGAGATGCAC GCCACAACTTCCTCGTTTCGAGGAGATTCCTTACGTTGCCGGCTATCCTACATTATCGGACCCTAAAATATTGAAGTTGATTATTGATGCTCCTGGATATGGTTATACCAGTTCAGTTCCTCAATCAAGCTATCTATCTTTCTCTCCGCCAGAG CTATCATTTGGCAGGTTCCAACCTGATGAACAAGGATGGCTGGATACAATTAAATCCGTCTCCGACGGAGGGACAGTAAGGATTAGTACGATGGACTGGCTTGGTCAATCCCAATACATGGACCGAACGGTTTATTGGTCATCTCTTTCAACTGCTATCTCAGAG GTTGTGTTCTCCAAGCATGCAAAAGTGAAGATACTTGTAGCATACTGGGCACATTTTATAAACAACACTGATCTCTACTTGAAATCACTTCTCTACTCCAATGTCCTTTGCACTTCTTCAAAGAACAACGAATGTTCAGGCAAAGTCGACATCAAGTATTACAAGGTGCCAGGTTACAACATGACCGGACCGGCTATCATGAACGGAAAGAAAACCGGAAATCTCTATCCGGCTTTCACCAGAGTCAACCATGGTAAATATGCGGCGAGTGACGTACGTGGTCACATTAGCACCAGCAATCTGATATGGGATTATTTCTACACAACAGCCGGTGTTAGCTTCGGAACATATAATCCGGCCATTGTTGCTCAGCTTCAAGAAATCTTCGATGCAGATTGGAGTTCTCCATATGCTGTTCCAGTTGAGGGGTTGAGTGATGGTCGTGCTTGTTCTAGTTGA
- the LOC121219263 gene encoding BTB/POZ domain-containing protein NPY1 isoform X2, producing MQKLVQKASEDNCDEIIMVDFPGGPNAFEICAKFCYGMAVTLNAYNVVAARCAAEYLEMTEDVDRGNLIFKIEVFLNSSIFHSWKDSIIVLRTAKSLLPWSENLKIVGRCIDSIASKTSVDPANITWSYTYNRKLSVQDKIVGDSMKLQEKIESVPKDWWVEDICELEIDLYKRVMTAVKSKGRMDGAVIGEALKTYAVRWLPDSVDALVSGVHSWRNKLLVETIACLLPSDNGVGCSCSFLLKLLKVAVLAGIDDSSKEDLVKRISLKLHEASVKDLLIPARSPQTTLYDVGMVQSIVNQYMTHEQRSQDVEPGKSAGFVLGHGSLLSVGKLIDWYLGEIAHDQNLSLTSFIDLSCSVSELARPVHDGLYKAIDIYLKEHPSLTKAERKKICGLMDVKKLTMEASMHAAQNDRLPLRVVVQVLFFEQVKAATRAQSRNSDARATCVSKMSPDEEWDKTMGEDCRSLKKKMSEVETNEDGGQKNSKMGKKKSRNSKSGVQLLPSRSRRIFDKLWVVGVGKGHVDNRSSETSGSSQSPSSAVVVRDNTTKSSGVPSRHRRHSVS from the exons ATGCAAAAACTAGTGCAGAAAGCCAGTGAAGATAACTGTGATGAAATTATTATGGTTGATTTTCCTGGTGGGCCAAATGCATTTGAAATTTGTGCAAAATTCTGTTATGGGATGGCTGTTACTTTAAATGCTTACAATGTTGTTGCTGCACGTTGTGCTGCCGAATACCTAGAGATGACTGAGGATGTTGATCGAGGTAATCTGATTTTTAAAATCGAAGTCTTTCTTAACTCTAGTATATTCCACAGTTGGAAAGATTCCATTATTGTTCTAAGAACCGCAAAGTCTCTTCTACCATGGTCTGAAAACCTGAAGATTGTTGGAAGATGCATTGATTCCATTGCATCTAAGACCTCTGTGGATCCGGCGAACATCACATGGTCCTACACCTATAACCGGAAATTATCAGTACAGGACAAGATAGTTGGTGACAGTATGAAACTTCAAGAGAAGATTGAGTCTGTCCCGAAGGATTGGTGGGTTGAAGATATATGTGAGTTAGAGATTGATCTGTACAAGCGAGTCATGACTGCTGTGAAATCAAAGGGAAGAATGGATGGTGCAGTCATTGGTGAGGCACTGAAAACTTATGCTGTCAGATGGTTGCCGGATTCTGTCGATGCGTTGGTTTCTGGTGTACATTCATGGAGAAACAAATTACTAGTGGAAACAATTGCGTGCTTGTTGCCTTCGGATAATGGTGTGGGTTGTTCATGTAGTTTCTTGCTGAAGTTGTTGAAAGTTGCTGTTTTGGCTGGGATTGATGATTCATCCAAGGAAGATTTAGTGAAGAGGATAAGTTTAAAGTTGCATGAAGCTTCGGTTAAAGATTTATTAATCCCGGCACGGTCTCCCCAAACTACCTTATATGATGTTGGAATGGTGCAGTCTATAGTGAACCAGTATATGACGCATGAACAACGTAGTCAAGATGTAGAACCTGGAAAGAGTGCTGGTTTTGTACTAGGGCATGGATCCTTGTTGAGTGTTGGTAAACTGATTGACTGGTATCTTGGAGAAATTGCACACGACCAGAATCTTTCTCTTACCAGTTTCATTGACTTGTCTTGTTCTGTCTCCGAGCTTGCTAGACCAGTTCATGATGGACTCTATAAAGCCATTGACATCTACCTGAAG GAGCATCCAAGCTTGACTAAGgctgaaagaaagaaaatttgtgGGCTGATGGATGTGAAGAAATTGACAATGGAAGCATCTATGCATGCTGCACAGAACGATAGACTTCCGCTACGAGTTGTAGTTCAAGTTCTCTTCTTCGAACAGGTTAAGGCTGCAACTAGAGCTCAATCACGTAACTCCGATGCCCGCGCTACTTGCGTTTCCAAGATGAGCCCCGATGAAGAATGGGACAAGACCATGGGTGAAGATTGTCGGTCCCTCAAAAAAAAGATGAGTGAAGTCGAGACAAATGAGGATGGAGGCCAGAAAAACAGTAAAATGGGCAAGAAGAAGAGCAGAAACAGTAAGAGTGGGGTGCAGCTGCTGCCATCACGGTCTAGAAGAATATTTGACAAGCTGTGGGTAGTGGGAGTGGGAAAGGGGCATGTGGATAACAGAAGTTCAGAGACGTCAGGAAGTTCTCAAAGCCCGAGTTCGGCGGTTGTGGTTCGAGATAACACTACCAAGTCTTCGGGGGTTCCTTCAAGACACAGGAGACATTCAGTTTCATAG
- the LOC121219263 gene encoding BTB/POZ domain-containing protein NPY1 isoform X1 has protein sequence MKFMKLGSKPDAFQVDGKGIRHVTSDLATDIIIKVGDLKFYLHKFPLLSKSNHMQKLVQKASEDNCDEIIMVDFPGGPNAFEICAKFCYGMAVTLNAYNVVAARCAAEYLEMTEDVDRGNLIFKIEVFLNSSIFHSWKDSIIVLRTAKSLLPWSENLKIVGRCIDSIASKTSVDPANITWSYTYNRKLSVQDKIVGDSMKLQEKIESVPKDWWVEDICELEIDLYKRVMTAVKSKGRMDGAVIGEALKTYAVRWLPDSVDALVSGVHSWRNKLLVETIACLLPSDNGVGCSCSFLLKLLKVAVLAGIDDSSKEDLVKRISLKLHEASVKDLLIPARSPQTTLYDVGMVQSIVNQYMTHEQRSQDVEPGKSAGFVLGHGSLLSVGKLIDWYLGEIAHDQNLSLTSFIDLSCSVSELARPVHDGLYKAIDIYLKEHPSLTKAERKKICGLMDVKKLTMEASMHAAQNDRLPLRVVVQVLFFEQVKAATRAQSRNSDARATCVSKMSPDEEWDKTMGEDCRSLKKKMSEVETNEDGGQKNSKMGKKKSRNSKSGVQLLPSRSRRIFDKLWVVGVGKGHVDNRSSETSGSSQSPSSAVVVRDNTTKSSGVPSRHRRHSVS, from the exons ATGAAGTTTATGAAGCTTGGCTCGAAGCCTGACGCCTTCCAAGTTGATGGCAAAGGTATCAG GCATGTCACATCTGATTTGGCAACTGATATCATCATTAAGGTTGGCGACCTGAAATTTTACCTTCACAAG TTCCCTTTATTGTCTAAGAGCAACCACATGCAAAAACTAGTGCAGAAAGCCAGTGAAGATAACTGTGATGAAATTATTATGGTTGATTTTCCTGGTGGGCCAAATGCATTTGAAATTTGTGCAAAATTCTGTTATGGGATGGCTGTTACTTTAAATGCTTACAATGTTGTTGCTGCACGTTGTGCTGCCGAATACCTAGAGATGACTGAGGATGTTGATCGAGGTAATCTGATTTTTAAAATCGAAGTCTTTCTTAACTCTAGTATATTCCACAGTTGGAAAGATTCCATTATTGTTCTAAGAACCGCAAAGTCTCTTCTACCATGGTCTGAAAACCTGAAGATTGTTGGAAGATGCATTGATTCCATTGCATCTAAGACCTCTGTGGATCCGGCGAACATCACATGGTCCTACACCTATAACCGGAAATTATCAGTACAGGACAAGATAGTTGGTGACAGTATGAAACTTCAAGAGAAGATTGAGTCTGTCCCGAAGGATTGGTGGGTTGAAGATATATGTGAGTTAGAGATTGATCTGTACAAGCGAGTCATGACTGCTGTGAAATCAAAGGGAAGAATGGATGGTGCAGTCATTGGTGAGGCACTGAAAACTTATGCTGTCAGATGGTTGCCGGATTCTGTCGATGCGTTGGTTTCTGGTGTACATTCATGGAGAAACAAATTACTAGTGGAAACAATTGCGTGCTTGTTGCCTTCGGATAATGGTGTGGGTTGTTCATGTAGTTTCTTGCTGAAGTTGTTGAAAGTTGCTGTTTTGGCTGGGATTGATGATTCATCCAAGGAAGATTTAGTGAAGAGGATAAGTTTAAAGTTGCATGAAGCTTCGGTTAAAGATTTATTAATCCCGGCACGGTCTCCCCAAACTACCTTATATGATGTTGGAATGGTGCAGTCTATAGTGAACCAGTATATGACGCATGAACAACGTAGTCAAGATGTAGAACCTGGAAAGAGTGCTGGTTTTGTACTAGGGCATGGATCCTTGTTGAGTGTTGGTAAACTGATTGACTGGTATCTTGGAGAAATTGCACACGACCAGAATCTTTCTCTTACCAGTTTCATTGACTTGTCTTGTTCTGTCTCCGAGCTTGCTAGACCAGTTCATGATGGACTCTATAAAGCCATTGACATCTACCTGAAG GAGCATCCAAGCTTGACTAAGgctgaaagaaagaaaatttgtgGGCTGATGGATGTGAAGAAATTGACAATGGAAGCATCTATGCATGCTGCACAGAACGATAGACTTCCGCTACGAGTTGTAGTTCAAGTTCTCTTCTTCGAACAGGTTAAGGCTGCAACTAGAGCTCAATCACGTAACTCCGATGCCCGCGCTACTTGCGTTTCCAAGATGAGCCCCGATGAAGAATGGGACAAGACCATGGGTGAAGATTGTCGGTCCCTCAAAAAAAAGATGAGTGAAGTCGAGACAAATGAGGATGGAGGCCAGAAAAACAGTAAAATGGGCAAGAAGAAGAGCAGAAACAGTAAGAGTGGGGTGCAGCTGCTGCCATCACGGTCTAGAAGAATATTTGACAAGCTGTGGGTAGTGGGAGTGGGAAAGGGGCATGTGGATAACAGAAGTTCAGAGACGTCAGGAAGTTCTCAAAGCCCGAGTTCGGCGGTTGTGGTTCGAGATAACACTACCAAGTCTTCGGGGGTTCCTTCAAGACACAGGAGACATTCAGTTTCATAG
- the LOC107953738 gene encoding DNA-directed RNA polymerases IV and V subunit 2: protein MGASPDGKGNVGMGSTSGEKFANGTDLNMDIDEDDDVFDELVSVQELGEEFLRNFCRKAAVSFFNQYGLVSHQINSYNDFIKYGLQNTFDSFGEFVIHSGYDPSKKGEGDWRHARVKFGKVTVERPTFWAVTGGNELNMLPRHARLQNMTYSSRMKVTVELQVYTAKSVKSDKFKTGREEIVEEEIVHQDNREIIIGRIPVMVKSELCWMNEVEKSDCDFDHGGYFLIKGAEKIFIAQEQISLKRLWISNIQGWTVAYRSEVKRNRLIIRLVENSKVEYIKGGEKILTVFFLSIEIPVWILFFALGVRSDKEVVSLIDYGSSDSSISNILFASIRDADWKCRNFREESAALNHLDRLCKETRFPPEESVEECLGKYLFPSLKGFKQKARFLGYMVKSLLQAFTGHRKCDNRDDFRNKRLELAGELLEREMKVHIAHARRRMAKTLQRDLYADRTVRPIEHYLDASIVTNGLSRAFSTGAWSHPYKKMERISGVVANLGRANPLQTMVDLRKTRQQVQYTGKVGDARYPHPSHWGKVCFLSTPDGENCGLVKNLATTALVSTNIVKSVVESIVDTLFDSGMEKVVNDTSSSLDGKDKVFLNGEWVGVCEDSLFFAAELRRKRRRKELPYQVEIKRDEHKGEVRIFTDAGRILRPLLVVENLFKLKAFKGKENYAFQPLLDKGIVELIGAEEEEDCHTAWGIRYLLTEVEGKQPVKYTHCELDMSFLLGLSCGIIPFANRDHARRVLYQAQKHSQQAIGFSTTNPNIRVDTLSHQMYYPQRPLFHTMTADCLGKSGFPLGQNRLEPKPELYNGQNAIVAVNVHLGYNQEDSLVMNRASIERGMFRTEHVRSYKAEVDNKEIQEKRRKAEDIVNFGKTESKIGRVDSLDDDGFPYIGASLQSGDIVIGRFAESGADHGVKLKHTERGMVQKVVLSSNDDGKNFAVVSLRQVRSPCLGDKFSSMHGQKGVLGFLESHENFPFTTQGIVPDIVINPHAFPSRQTPGQLLEAALGKGIACGGSKKHATPFSTLSIDAITEQLHRAGFSRWGNERVYNGRTGEMVRSLIFMGPTFYQRLVHMAEDKVKFRNTGPVHPLTRQPVADRKRYGGIKFGEMERDCLIAHGASANLHERLFTLSDCSQMHVCQNCKNAANVIERTVAAGRKIRGPYCRVCQSGDEIVKVSVPYGAKLLCQELFSMGISLKFETQLC, encoded by the exons ATGGGGGCTTCGCCAGATGGAAAGGGAAACGTGGGAATGGGCAGTACTAGTGGTGAAAAGTTTGCAAATGGAACTGATTTGAATATGGATatagatgaagatgatgatgtgTTTGATGAGCTGGTCAGTGTGCAAGAGCTGGGAGAAGAGTTTTTGAGGAATTTCTGTAGGAAAGCTGCCGTGTCTTTCTTCAATCAGTATGGTCTAGTAAGTCATCAAATAAACTCTTACAATGATTTCATAAAATACGGTCTCCAGAACACCTTCGACTCCTTTGGGGAGTTTGTTATTCATTCTGGTTATGATCCATCGAAGAAGGGAGAAGGTGACTGGCGTCATGCCAGAGTGAAGTTTGGGAAAGTCACCGTTGAGAGGCCAAccttttgggctgtcacaggtggCAATGAGCTCAACATGCTTCCTAGGCATGCCCGCCTTCAGAACATGACTTACTCATCCAGGATGAAGGTTACTGTTGAGCTTCAG GTATATACAGCAAAAAGTGTAAAGAGTGACAAGTTTAAAACTGGAAGAGAAGAAATTGTTGAAGAGGAGATCGTGCATCAAGATAACAGGGAGATTATAATTGGAAGGATCCCTGTGATGGTTAAGTCTGAGCTGTGCTGGATGAATGAGGTTGAAAAGTCTGATTGTGATTTTGATCACGGAGGTTATTTTCTCATCAAGGGCGCAGAGAAG ATATTCATTGCACAAGAGCAAATCTCTCTGAAGAGGCTCTGGATTTCAAACATACAGGGCTGGACTGTTGCCTACAGGTCGGAGGTGAAGAGAAATAGGCTAATTATCAGACTAGTGGAGAATTCCAAAGTAGAATATATCAAAGGGGGGGAGAAAATCCTGACTGTTTTCTTCTTGTCGATTGAGATCCCcgtttggattttattttttgcCCTTGGTGTACGATCAGACAAGGAAGTTGTAAGTCTGATTGATTATGGAAGCAGTGATTCAAGTATATCAAACATACTGTTCGCGTCGATTCGTGATGCTGATTGGAAATGCCGCAATTTTCGTGAAGAAAGTGCTGCTCTCAACCATTTGGATAGGTTATGCAAAGAAACTAGATTTCCCCCCGAAGAAAGTGTTGAAGAGTGCCTTGGAAAGTATCTGTTTCCCTCTCTCAAAGGATTCAAGCAGAAGGCTCGGTTCTTGGGGTACATGGTCAAGAGTCTTTTGCAAGCATTCACCGGTCATCGAAAATGTGACAATAGAGATGATTTTAGGAACAAGAGGTTGGAGTTGGCCGGTGAGCTGCTTGAgcgtgagatgaaagttcatatTGCCCATGCAAGGAGACGTATGGCAAAGACTCTGCAGAGGGATCTTTATGCGGATCGTACTGTTCGTCCAATTGAGCATTATCTTGATGCTTCCATAGTTACAAATGGGCTCTCTAGAGCATTTTCTACTGGAGCTTGGTCGCATCCTTACAAAAAGATGGAAAGGATATCAGGTGTAGTGGCAAATCTCGGACGAGCAAATCCATTGCAGACAATGGTTGATTTGAGAAAAACACGACAGCAGGTTCAGTACACTGGAAAGGTCGGAGATGCGAGATACCC ACATCCTTCTCATTGGGGAAAAGTTTGCTTTCTCTCTACTCCTGATGGTGAAAATTGTGGGCTTGTTAAGAATCTGGCTACCACTGCTCTTGTGAGTACGAACATAGTGAAATCCGTAGTGGAATCCATAGTCGACACGTTGTTTGATTCTGGAATGGAGAAAGTGGTTAATGATACTTCAAGCTCACTTGATGGGAAAGATAAGGTCTTTCTGAATGGGGAATGGGTTGGTGTTTGTGAAgattctcttttctttgctgctGAACTTAGAAGAAAACGACGCAGGAAAGAATTGCCGTATCAG GTGGAAATTAAAAGAGATGAGCATAAAGGAGAGGTGCGGATCTTTACTGATGCTGGGAGGATTCTACGCCCGCTTTTAGTTGTTGAAAATCTGTTCAAACTAAAAGCATTCAAGGGCAAGGAAAATTATGCTTTCCAGCCCCTTTTAGACAAGGGGATTGTTGAACTCATTGGAGCTGAAGAGGAAGAAGATTGTCACACGGCATGGGGTATCAGGTACCTCTTAACCGAAGTTGAGGGGAAGCAACCTGTCAAGTACACGCATTGTGAGCTGGACATGTCATTTCTTTTGGGTTTAAGCTGTGGAATCATTCCATTTGCCAATCGTGATCATGCGCGGAGGGTTCTTTACCAAGCCCAGAAGCATTCTCAGCAGGCAATTGGGTTCTCTACAACGAACCCAAACATCAGGGTGGACACTTTGTCGCACCAGATGTATTATCCCCAAAGGCCACTCTTCCATACGATGACTGCTGACTGTCTTGGTAAATCTGGATTTCCTCTTGGTCAGAATAGATTGGAACCGAAGCCAGAACTCTACAATGGCCAGAATGCTATTGTGGCTGTAAATGTTCATCTCGGTTACAACCAAGAGGATTCCTTGGTAATGAACCGGGCCTCGATAGAGCGTGGGATGTTCCGCACCGAACATGTAAGAAGTTACAAAGCTGAAGTAGATAACAAGGAAATCCAGGAGAAGAGGCGGAAGGCTGAAGATATTGTAAACTTTGGAAAAACAGAAAGTAAGATTGGACGGGTGGACAGCCTCGATGATGATGGTTTTCCTTATATCGGTGCTTCCCTGCAGTCTGGTGACATTGTCATTGGGAGGTTTGCAGAATCTGGAGCTGATCATGGTGTAAAACTGAAGCACACCGAAAGAGGCATGGTTCAGAAAGTTGTGTTATCTTCAAATGATGATGGGAAAAATTTTGCTGTGGTGTCTCTGAGACAG GTTCGTTCTCCCTGTCTTGGAGACAAGTTCTCAAGCATGCATGGGCAAAAGGGGGTCCTTGGTTTTCTGGAGTCTCATGAGAACTTTCCTTTCACAACTCAAGGAATAGTTCCTGATATCGTGATTAACCCACATGCATTTCCTTCACGACAAACGCCAGGTCAACTCTTGGAGGCTGCCTTGGGAAAGGGGATTGCCTGTGGTGGGTCGAAGAAACATGCCACCCCTTTCTCCACTCTCTCCATAGATGCCATTACAGAACAGCTTCACAG GGCTGGGTTTTCAAGATGGGGAAATGAGAGAGTTTACAATGGTCGGACTGGTGAGATGGTTCGGTCACTCATATTTATGGGTCCAACATTCTACCAGCGTCTTGTCCACATGGCTGAAGACAAAGTGAAATTTCGTAACACTGGACCTGTGCACCCACTTACAAGGCAGCCAGTTGCAGACCGGAAACGTTATGGCGGGATCAAATTTGGTGAGATGGAGCGGGACTGCCTTATTGCTCATGGTGCATCAGCCAACTTGCATGAGCGCCTCTTCACTCTTAGCGATTGCTCACAGATGCATGTATGTCAGAATTGCAAAAATGCTGCAAATGTTATTGAACGGACCGTAGCAGCTGGTCGGAAGATTAGGGGACCCTATTGCCGGGTTTGCCAGTCAGGGGATGAGATTGTGAAGGTTAGTGTGCCGTATGGTGCCAAGTTACTGTGCCAGGAACTATTCAGCATGGGGATTAGTCTGAAATTTGAGACACAGCTTTGTTGA